The Steroidobacteraceae bacterium genomic interval ATGTCAAGCCGGTCGCCGCGATCCGGCACATCGAGGAACTCAACATCGGCCACGCTATCGTGGCGCAGGCGATGATCTGCGGGTTCGAGACAGCGGTGCGACAGATGCTCGATCTGCTGCGTGCAGCGCGCCCATGATCTTCGGCATTGGCATCGATGTGCTGGAGGCCCGTCGTGTCGACCTGCTGCTCGAGCGCTATCCGCAGCGCTTCGTGCAGCGCTTGCTCATGCCGAACGAGCTCGAGCAGTTTCGAAGAACGAAACGGCCAAATCGCTTCCTCGCCATGCGCTTTGCCGCCAAGGAAGCCATTGTAAAGGCAATGGGCACCGGATTTGCGAACGGCGTGTGGATCCGCGATATCGGTGTCGTGCAGAACAAGCTCGGCAAACCGGAAGTTGTGTATTCGCCGCGTGGCGAGCGCAAACGTCGCGAGCTCGGCGTAGGCGAGGGCCACGTTACATTGACGGATGAGGCCGGATTGATCGTTGCCGTTGCGGTGTTGCTGCGAGCGTCGGCGCCATGAATGTCCTTACTTTCGACATCGAAACCGTGCCGGATGTCGAGCATGGCCGGAGGTTCCTGGGGCTCGGCGACCTGGATGACGTCGCCGTGGCCAAGGCGATGCAGGCACTGGCGCGTCAGAGGCGTGGCGAGGATTTCCTGCCGCTGCAGCAGCACCGCATCGTCGCCATCGCCTGTGCTTTGCGGCGCGGTGAAAATCTCACGGTCTGGAGCCTCGGGGAGACCGATTCCTCCGAGGCGCAACTCGTGCAGCGATTCTTCGATGGGCTCGAGCGCTACTGTCCCGATCTCGTATCGTGGAATGGCGGCGGGTTCGACCTGCCGGTGCTGCACTATCGTGCATTGCGCAACGGCGTCGTGGCAGCCCGCTATTGGGAAACCGGCGATGAGGACAAGTCTTTTC includes:
- the acpS gene encoding holo-ACP synthase, which produces MIFGIGIDVLEARRVDLLLERYPQRFVQRLLMPNELEQFRRTKRPNRFLAMRFAAKEAIVKAMGTGFANGVWIRDIGVVQNKLGKPEVVYSPRGERKRRELGVGEGHVTLTDEAGLIVAVAVLLRASAP
- a CDS encoding 3'-5' exonuclease, yielding MNVLTFDIETVPDVEHGRRFLGLGDLDDVAVAKAMQALARQRRGEDFLPLQQHRIVAIACALRRGENLTVWSLGETDSSEAQLVQRFFDGLERYCPDLVSWNGGGFDLPVLHYRALRNGVVAARYWETGDEDKSFRYNNYLGRFHWRHIDLMDVLSGYQARARASLDEIATLVGLPGKLGMTGADVWPRYLAGDLRAIRQYCETDVLNTYLVYLHFERMRGRLTPAQHGQEIERARQFLQASDGPHWQEYLAAWDSTN